The region CAAGGCCGGCGTGCCCGGGCCGTTGGTAGAAGCGGCGATCATCGACGGCGACGGCAACTTCCTGCCCGCCGATGGCGAGTCCCAGGGCGAGTTGGTGCTGCGGGCGCCCTGGCTGACCGAAGGCTATTACAACGAGCCGCAAAAGGGCGCCGAGCTGTGGGAAGGCGGCTGGATGCACACTGGCGATGTGGCCACTCTGGATGCGTTTGGCGTGATCGATATTCGCGACCGCATCAAGGACGTGATCAAGACCGGTGGCGAGTGGATCTCGTCCCTGGCCCTCGAAGACCTGGTCAGCCGTCACCCGGCGGTACGCGAAGTAGCGGTGGTGGGCATCGCCGACCCGCAATGGGGCGAGCGTCCGTTTGCCTTGCTGGTGGTGCGTGATGGCCATGTGATAGGTGCCCGCGAGCTCAAGGAACACCTCAAGCCTTTCGTCGAGCTGGGCCATTTGAGCAAGTGGGCCATTCCTAGCCAGATCGCCGTTGTTACTGAAATTCCCAAGACCAGCGTCGGGAAACTCGACAAAAAACGTATCCGCATCGACATCATTGAATGGCAGGCCAACAACAGCACGTTCCTGTCCACTCTCTGACGCCTCTCGCCGCGCCCGTTCGGGCGCGGCAATGCTCTATCTCGCGCCTTCACTTGTGATTTATCGATTTTCAGCCATCCTTGCCTCGCCGGCCTTCGTCGGCGTGGCGAAAGGGTTGTGGCAGACGGGTCGGTGATGCAAATCACACTTTAGAGGGATCAAGCGATACCCCCCGCTGGCTATAGTCCCTTCCAGAGTTTTTCAAGGATGTTGTGCTTCGAGCCATGGGGGCCCGGTTGCCGTGTGGCATTGGAATCGTTGTATTCCGGCCGTTACAAGCATCCAGAAGAAAGAACTCACTGCCATAACAATAATGCACATGGAGTAGCGTCGATGACCTCAGTAAACCAGTTCTGGCGCCGGGCAAGACTGCCCCTGGCCGTCAGTCTCGCTTCTACGCTCGCCGGGCCCGCATTCGGCGTCAGTTTCAACATCGGTGAAATCGAAGGTAGCTTTGACTCATCCCTGTCGGTGGGGGCAAGCTGGTCGACTGCAGGTCGAAACAAGGACCTGATCGGTGCCAACAACGGTGGCAGGGGGTTATCGCAAACCTCCGATGACGGCCACCTGAACTTCAACAAGGGTGATGCCTTCTCGAAGATCTTCAAGGGCATCCATGACCTTGAGTTGAAATACGGCGATACCGGCATCTTTGTGCGTGGCAAATACTGGTACGACTTCGCGCTGCAAAACGAAGACCTCGACTTCAAGAACGTCAGCAACGACAACCGTAAAGAGGGCGCCAAGTCCTCTGGCGGGCAGATTCTCGATGCCTTCGTCTACCACAACTACACCATCGCCGATCAGCCGGGTAACGTGCGTCTTGGCAAGCAGGTCGTGAGCTGGGGCGAAAGTACGTTCATTGGTGGCGGTATCAACTCGATCAACCCGATCGACGTCTCTGCATTCCGCCGTCCGGGCGCCGAGATCAAGGAAGGCCTGATTCCGGTCAACATGTTCTACGTGTCCCAGACCCTGACCGACAACCTCTCCGCAGAGGCGTTCTACCAGTTGGAGTGGGACCAGACCGTGGTGGATAACTGCGGTACGTTCTTCTCCCAGCCGGACGTGATTGCCGATGGTTGCAGCAATAACCTGCGGGTCTTGAACAAGCGTTCCACCATCCCTGGCGCGGCCTTGCCAACCCTTAACGCGCTTGGCGTCGATGTGAACAACGAAGGCGTGCTGGTGCGTCGCGGCGGTGACCGTGATGCACGCGACAGCGGCCAGTTCGGCGTGGCCATGCACTACAACTTCGAGCCGCTGGACACTGAGTTCGGCGCGTATTTCATGAACTACCACAGCCGTGCGCCGATCTTCAGCGCGACAGGTGCGCCAAACTCGGCCTACACCCGTCCGCTGGGGCCATTGGCGGCATTGCGTCCGTTGATCGTGGCGGGCAGTTCGAATTACTTCGTTGAGTACCCGGAAGATATCCGCCTCTATGGCTTGAGCTTCTCCACCACGCTGCCTACCGGCACCGCCTGGAGTGGTGAATTGAGCTACCGGCCAAACGCGCCGGTACAGCTGAGCACCACCGATATTCTGTATGCGGGCGTCACGCCGATTCCGGGCTTTGGCAATGCTTCGGTGCTCAAGGGCACGCCGGGCCAGGACCTGCACGGTTACAACCGCAAGGAAGTGACCCAGTTCCAGACCACCTTTACGCACTTCTTCGACCAGGTGATGGGCGCCACCCGCCTGACAACCGTGGGCGAAATCGGCGTGACCCATGTGGGCGGCCTTGAGAGCAAAAACGTTGCACGTTATGGCCGTGATCCAGTCTTTGGTCCCGGCACCCTGCCTGGCGGTTTCTGCACCGCACTCGACAATTCGACGGCTCAAGGTGCCGGCCTGCCCAATGCGTCCGGCCTGAACACCAACTGCAACAATGACGGCTACACCACTGCGACGTCCTGGGGTTACCGCGCCCGGGCAATCTGGGAATACCCGGATGTGTTTGCCGGTGTGAACCTCAAGCCCAACGTGGCCTGGTCCCATGACGTCAAAGGTTACTCGCCAGGCCCTGGCGGCAACTTTGAAGAGGGTCGCAAGGCCGTCAGCCTGGGTGTCGATGCCGAGTACCAGAACACCTACACCGTCAGCCTGAACTACACCAACTTCTTTGGTGGCAAATTCACCACGGTGGATGATCGCGATTTCATCGCTCTGAGCGCCGGCGTGAACTTCTAAGCACACTCTTTTCAGATGCATGTAATTCAGGAAGAACCAGAACATGAAAATAACTAAAAGTCTGTTGCAGGTGGGTGTGCTCGGGCTGTCGATCATGGCGGGTAGCGTCATGGCGGCAGTCTCGGCGGATGAGGCGGCCAAACTGGGCACGACCCTGACGCCGATGGGCGCCGAAATGGCCGGCAACGCGGCCGGCACCATTCCGAAATGGTCGCCACTGCCGACCAATGCCGGCGCTGTGGATGCCCGTGGTTTCCTGGCCAACCCGTATGCCAGCGAACAACCGCAGTTCACCATCACCGCGCAGAACGTCGAGCAGTACAAAGACAAGCTGGCGCCTGGGCAGTACGCGATGTTCAAGCGTTACCCGGACACCTTCAAGATGCCGGTCTACCCGACGCATCGCGGCGCTACCGTGCCGGCTGATGTGTTTGCCGCCATCAAGAAGAACGCCACCCACACCAACCTGGTGTCGGGCGGCAACGGCCTGGAAAACTTCGAAACCGCTGTACCGTTCCCGATTCCCAAGAGCGGCGTCGAGGTTATCTGGAACCACATCACCCGTTATCGCGGCGGCAGCGTGACCCGTCTGGTCACCCAGGCCACCCCGCAAACCAACGGTTCGTTCAGTCTGGTGTACTTCCGCGATCAGTTCGTGTTCCGCGACAAGATGAAGGACTACGACCCGAAAAACCCGGGCAACGTGCTGTTTTACTTCAAGCAGCAAGTGACCGCACCGGCGCGTCTGGCCGGTGGTGTGCTGCTGGTGCACGAAACCCTCGACCAGGTGAAAGAACCGCGTTCGGCATGGGTCTATAACGCCGGCCAGCGCCGCGTGCGCCGGGCACCGCAAGTGTCCTATGACGGGCCGGGTACCGCTGCCGATGGCCTGCGTACCTCGGACAATCTCGACATGTACAACGGCGCACCCGACCGCTACGACTGGAAGCTGGAAGGCAAAAAAGAAATCTACATCGCCTCCAACAGCTACAAGATCGACGATCCGAAACTCAAGTATGTCGACATCATCAAGGCCGGCCACATCAACCAGGACCTGGCTCGCTACGAGCTGCGTCGCGTCTGGCACGTGGTCGCGACGTTGAAGGAAGGCCAGCGCCACATTTACGCCAAACGTGACTTCTTCATCGACGAAGACACCTGGCAAGCAGCGGTCATCGACCACTACGACGGCCGTGGCCAACTGTGGCGCGTCGCCGAAGCCCATGCCGAGAACTACTACGACAAGCAAGTGCCGTGGTACGCCCTGGAAACCCTCTACGACCTGCAGTCCGGCCGCTACCTGGCGCTGGGCATGAAGAACGAAGAGAAGCAGGCGTATGACTTCGGCTTCACCGCCACCACCAGCGACTTCACCCCCGCGGCCTTGCGCCAGGACGGTGTTCGCTAAGCCGCACTCGCTCGACAATGTGGGAGGGGGCTTGCTCCCGATAGCGGTGGATCAGTCGATGTATTGAGTGACTGACACACCCTTATCGGGAGCAAGCCCCCTCCCACTTTTGTTCGTGGTGTTCTGACTGGGATATTTTTTGTCGCAGTTCTTTTTCAGGCAAATGTTGCAAAGATCTACAAACCTGCCGCTTTTACCGCTAGTCTGCGGACATCTGCAATGCCGACAACAGCCTTCTACAAGAGCCCGGCGATGACTGATCTGTCCCGAATCCAAGGGCCTGCAAGCGCTGTGATTCCGACGCTGGAAGCGCGCTTCTACAGGCCACCGTTGCCTGACGGCTATGTGCTGCGCCCGCGCCTGTGCGAGCGGCTGAGCGCGGGGCTGGAAGGGCGACTGTTACTGGTCAGCGCCCCGGCCGGGTTCGGCAAGAGTTCGTTAGCGGTGGAGTTCTGCCAGAGCCTGCCCGCCCATTGGCAAAGCCTGTGGCTGGGCCTGAGCCCTCGGGATAACGACCCCGGCCGCTTCCTCGAGCGCCTGCTCGACGGTTTACAACAATACTTCCCACAGCTCGGCGCCCAGTCCCTGGGCCTGCTGAAAATGCGCCAGCGTCACCAACCCTTTGCCTTTGAAGAATGGCTCGATGGCTTGCTCGATGAGCTGACGCTGCACCTCTCCACGCGCGCGCCGATATTGCTGGTGCTGGATGACTACCACCTGGCCCAGGGCCCGGTGCTGGATCGCTGCCTGCAATTTTTCCTCAACCATTTGCCCGATGGGCTGCTGGTCATGGTCACCAGCCGCCAACGTCCGGACTGGCATCTGGCGCGACTGCGGTTGTCGCGGCACCTGCTGGAACTGCATGAACAAGACCTGCGCCTGACCCATGACGAGTCGCTGGCTGTGTTGGATCGGCACAGCAGCTCGTTGCGCGGCGAGGCCCTGGATAACTTGATTCGTCGCAGTGAGGGCTGGGTGGCCGGCCTGCGTTTCTGGTTGCTGGCCATTTCCGAAGCCGGCAATGAGGCCGTGTTGCCGCAACACTTGCACGGCGGCGAAGGGCTGATTCGCGATTACTTGCTGGAAGAGGTCATCGACTGTCTGCCGGTTGAAGTGCAAGCGTTTTTGTACGACACCGCCCCTCAGGATCGTTTCTGCAGTGAGTTGTGCGACGCCGTGCGTGAGGCCCATGACAGCGCAGAAATCCTCGGGTATTTGCAGGCCCACCAAGTGTTTCTGGTGCCGCTGGACGAGCAGGGCCACTGGTATCGTTATCACCATCTGTTTTCCGACTTGCTGCGCACCCGCCGTGCCAGCAATGCCACGTTGCCGATTGCCAGCCTGCACCTGCGGGCCTGCCGCTGGTTCAACGCCCAGGGTTTGATTGATGAGGCGGTGGAGCAGGCGTTGCGCGCCGGCCACCTGGATGTGGCGGCGAACCTGGTGCAAAACCTGTCGGAGGAGCAACTGCTGGCTGAACAGAATGTCGGCATGCTGCTGCGCTGGAAGATGGACTTGCCCGACAGCCTGCTGATCAGCACGCCGCGGTTGATCGTGCTCTACAGCTGGGCGTTGGGGCTGGCCTGTCAGTTGGATGCGGCGGAAGAATTGTCCGGCTATCTCAGTCGGTTCCTGCCGGCACCGTCGGCCACTGCGCAAAAATCGATGCTGGCGCAATGGTTGGCGCTGAGCGGGATCATCGCTCGCGGCCGAGGCGATCGCGAGTTGACCCAGCGCTATTGCAGCGAGGCGTTGGAAAGCCTGCCGCACAAGCGTTACGGCCAGCGCCTGATGTGTTTGTCGACCCTGTCCAACCTGGCCATCGTCGACGCTGATCTGTGGCGCGCCCGTGGCCTGAATCGCGAATCCCTGGAGTTGGCCCAGCGCG is a window of Pseudomonas antarctica DNA encoding:
- a CDS encoding DUF1302 domain-containing protein; the protein is MTSVNQFWRRARLPLAVSLASTLAGPAFGVSFNIGEIEGSFDSSLSVGASWSTAGRNKDLIGANNGGRGLSQTSDDGHLNFNKGDAFSKIFKGIHDLELKYGDTGIFVRGKYWYDFALQNEDLDFKNVSNDNRKEGAKSSGGQILDAFVYHNYTIADQPGNVRLGKQVVSWGESTFIGGGINSINPIDVSAFRRPGAEIKEGLIPVNMFYVSQTLTDNLSAEAFYQLEWDQTVVDNCGTFFSQPDVIADGCSNNLRVLNKRSTIPGAALPTLNALGVDVNNEGVLVRRGGDRDARDSGQFGVAMHYNFEPLDTEFGAYFMNYHSRAPIFSATGAPNSAYTRPLGPLAALRPLIVAGSSNYFVEYPEDIRLYGLSFSTTLPTGTAWSGELSYRPNAPVQLSTTDILYAGVTPIPGFGNASVLKGTPGQDLHGYNRKEVTQFQTTFTHFFDQVMGATRLTTVGEIGVTHVGGLESKNVARYGRDPVFGPGTLPGGFCTALDNSTAQGAGLPNASGLNTNCNNDGYTTATSWGYRARAIWEYPDVFAGVNLKPNVAWSHDVKGYSPGPGGNFEEGRKAVSLGVDAEYQNTYTVSLNYTNFFGGKFTTVDDRDFIALSAGVNF
- a CDS encoding DUF1329 domain-containing protein → MKITKSLLQVGVLGLSIMAGSVMAAVSADEAAKLGTTLTPMGAEMAGNAAGTIPKWSPLPTNAGAVDARGFLANPYASEQPQFTITAQNVEQYKDKLAPGQYAMFKRYPDTFKMPVYPTHRGATVPADVFAAIKKNATHTNLVSGGNGLENFETAVPFPIPKSGVEVIWNHITRYRGGSVTRLVTQATPQTNGSFSLVYFRDQFVFRDKMKDYDPKNPGNVLFYFKQQVTAPARLAGGVLLVHETLDQVKEPRSAWVYNAGQRRVRRAPQVSYDGPGTAADGLRTSDNLDMYNGAPDRYDWKLEGKKEIYIASNSYKIDDPKLKYVDIIKAGHINQDLARYELRRVWHVVATLKEGQRHIYAKRDFFIDEDTWQAAVIDHYDGRGQLWRVAEAHAENYYDKQVPWYALETLYDLQSGRYLALGMKNEEKQAYDFGFTATTSDFTPAALRQDGVR
- a CDS encoding LuxR C-terminal-related transcriptional regulator is translated as MTDLSRIQGPASAVIPTLEARFYRPPLPDGYVLRPRLCERLSAGLEGRLLLVSAPAGFGKSSLAVEFCQSLPAHWQSLWLGLSPRDNDPGRFLERLLDGLQQYFPQLGAQSLGLLKMRQRHQPFAFEEWLDGLLDELTLHLSTRAPILLVLDDYHLAQGPVLDRCLQFFLNHLPDGLLVMVTSRQRPDWHLARLRLSRHLLELHEQDLRLTHDESLAVLDRHSSSLRGEALDNLIRRSEGWVAGLRFWLLAISEAGNEAVLPQHLHGGEGLIRDYLLEEVIDCLPVEVQAFLYDTAPQDRFCSELCDAVREAHDSAEILGYLQAHQVFLVPLDEQGHWYRYHHLFSDLLRTRRASNATLPIASLHLRACRWFNAQGLIDEAVEQALRAGHLDVAANLVQNLSEEQLLAEQNVGMLLRWKMDLPDSLLISTPRLIVLYSWALGLACQLDAAEELSGYLSRFLPAPSATAQKSMLAQWLALSGIIARGRGDRELTQRYCSEALESLPHKRYGQRLMCLSTLSNLAIVDADLWRARGLNRESLELAQRVGNPLFEALAHYDRARVLQARGEILRSLDEVRQGLQRLHGLAPQRLYAVRARLSLYEGYLLLVRYQPEAGLARLRAGLSEARACRDISVLIGHCVIASFEGRRGDFPKAFAELAEAERLMHIWDVPPIYYLAMITLIKCELWLAQGRTDLADAWLARLGQTYNGEHAAAAPEFHPHLPQHIGLQQAALDATRHQPAAALERLEDLAQQAHNSGRQMIALMALTQQAYLLLECGQEAKARAIVVQALEAAAGGALQPFQRLLERYPDWMREQLGKDPHGLLNQSLLALLPAVADAPAAPNHETLSTRELAVLQLIAQGCSNQEISNQLFISLHTVKTHASHINSKLGVERRTQAVARAKSMGLLA